From the Lathyrus oleraceus cultivar Zhongwan6 chromosome 4, CAAS_Psat_ZW6_1.0, whole genome shotgun sequence genome, one window contains:
- the LOC127136211 gene encoding uncharacterized protein LOC127136211 gives MNPPEFHGRLNPVKAQEWITDMERIFLIMHCSEENKVVFASHMMKGPAVRWWESASTLMTNQGIPRDWEHFKTIFLDKYFPSSLRTQKEFEFQQLRQGTMLVVAYAEKFKDMTAYSRQAAYAPDERWKIDQFLFGLRGEISHSVSQREFTSYAELLRQCYVAENSLKKVQEERYQHRSGQRDQGRPGNQFKPRSQAFKGKQVQHARPNQPPQCQACKKYHFGRCGVSRIRCFTCQKEGHLSRECPQNKNQMQGRSTGRVYTLDARKAKSNNALIAGMCLVNDHPCFVLFDCGATHSFVSIRCMKRLRLQAIPLSPPMVVTTAMDDMVETPLICENCSLSVNDRVFQIDLICLPLKKVDVVLGMDGFPPTRCLLVVKRS, from the coding sequence ATGAATCCTCCGGAATTCCATGGTAGGCTGAATCCTGTGAAGGCTCAGGAGTGGATAACCGACATGGAAAGGATTTTTCTGATAATGCATTGTAGTGAAGAAAATAAGGTTGTGTTTGCTTCTCACATGATGAAGGGTCCAGCTGTGAGATGGTGGGAGAGTGCTTCGACTCTTATGACCAATCAAGGAATACCTAGAGATTGGGAGCATTTTAAGACTATTTTCTTGGATAAGTATTTTCCTAGTTCTTTGAGGACTCAGAaagagtttgaatttcaacaGCTCAGGCAAGGTACTATGTTAGTAGTTGCATATGCTGAGAAGTTCAAAGATATGACTGCTTATTCTAGGCAAGCTGCGTACGCACCGGATGAGAGGTGGAAAATTGATCAGTTTCTTTTTGGTCTGAGGGGTGAAATTTCTCATAGTGTTTCTCAAAGGGAATTCACTTCTTATGCTGAATTGTTAAGGCAATGTTATGTGGCTGAGAATAGTTTGAAGAAAGTTCAAGAAGAAAGGTATCAACACAGGAGTGGGCAGAGAGACCAAGGAAGGCCAGGAAACCAGTTCAAGCCTAGATCTCAGGCTTTCAAGGGGAAACAGGTGCAACATGCGAGACCTAACCAACCTCCTCAATGTCAAGCATGTAAGAAGTATCATTTTGGAAGATGTGGTGTAAGCAGAATTAGGTGTTTTACTTGTCAGAAGGAGGGACACTTGTCTAGGGAATGCCCTCAGAATAAGAATCAGATGCAGGGGAGGAGTACCGGTCGAGTTTATACCTTGGATGCAAGAAAGGCTAAGAGCAACAATGCCTTAATTGCTGGTATGTGTCTCGTCAATGATCATCCTTGTTTTGTATTATTTGATTGTGGGGCGACACACTCTTTTGTATCAATTCGGTGCATGAAGCGTCTTCGCTTGCAAGCAATTCCCTTGTCTCCTCCTATGGTGGTTACTACCGCCATGGATGATATGGTTGAGACACcgttgatttgtgaaaattgttcgCTCTCGGTAAATGATAGAGTTTTTCAGATTGATCTTATTTGTTTACCACTTAAGAAGGTTGATGTGGTTTTGGGGATGGATGGCTTTCCGCCAACTCGGTGTTTATTGGTTGTGAAGAGAAGTTGA